One Deltaproteobacteria bacterium genomic window carries:
- a CDS encoding undecaprenyl-diphosphate phosphatase, with translation MSILQAIFLGIIQGATEFLPVSSSGHLFLAQRLLGIREPELAFDLLLHLGTLFAVLIFLHREILEMSSSLFRKDRDAQAGWGRREVWLMILSTIPTGAIGLAFHHTVETGLTVWGIGARYLVLTCFLLISNLRFRHKWDPDRIMAWEAIAIGIMQGLAVFPGLSRSGSTITLALVLGISPSRSAKYSFLISLPAILGASVVAMKSGISVLPGIGHCAAGFLFAFVTGYLSLLVVERLVVRGRFTRFAPYTFILAALCFYLNWKG, from the coding sequence TTGAGCATTCTGCAGGCGATATTTCTCGGGATCATCCAGGGTGCGACCGAGTTCCTGCCCGTAAGCAGCTCCGGCCATCTGTTTCTCGCGCAACGGCTTCTGGGAATCCGGGAGCCCGAGCTCGCTTTCGACCTTCTTCTTCACCTGGGCACGCTCTTCGCCGTCCTGATCTTCCTGCACAGGGAAATCCTGGAGATGTCATCCTCCCTTTTCCGCAAGGATCGGGATGCTCAGGCAGGATGGGGGCGAAGGGAAGTATGGCTGATGATCCTATCGACGATCCCCACCGGAGCGATCGGTCTCGCCTTTCACCATACGGTGGAGACGGGGCTCACGGTATGGGGGATCGGGGCGCGCTACCTTGTCCTGACCTGTTTCCTCCTCATAAGCAATCTGCGCTTCCGGCACAAGTGGGACCCCGACCGGATCATGGCGTGGGAAGCGATCGCCATCGGGATTATGCAGGGGCTCGCCGTGTTCCCGGGGCTTTCCCGTTCCGGATCGACCATCACGCTGGCGCTGGTTCTTGGAATTTCCCCTTCCCGAAGCGCGAAATATTCCTTCCTGATCTCCCTGCCTGCCATCCTTGGAGCCAGCGTGGTGGCCATGAAATCGGGGATATCGGTGCTGCCGGGGATCGGGCATTGCGCTGCCGGGTTCCTTTTCGCGTTCGTCACCGGCTACCTTTCCCTGCTGGTCGTCGAGCGGCTTGTGGTGCGCGGCCGGTTCACGCGCTTCGCACCCTACACCTTCATTCTCGCCGCCCTCTGCTTCTACCTCAACTGGAAGGGATGA
- a CDS encoding phosphomannomutase/phosphoglucomutase, with protein sequence MINPLIFREYDVRGLVGKDLTSDTVLALGKGFGTYAVRKGVRNVMLGRDCRLSSPEFRDAMAEGLSSTGLSVVDVGVCPTPVLYFSIIRCSADGGVMITGSHNPPEFNGFKLCVGPSTLYGEKIQDVRRIVESGDFAEGAGKVAERSVIPEYLEYVRSIISIPRKLKVVVDAGNGTASSIAPDLFRRMGMEVIELFCEMDGRFPNHFPDPTVPENLRFLVEAVRKNGADVGVGYDGDADRIGAVDEKGNIIYGDYLLLLFAREILSRKPGAAVISEVKASQNLYDDIARHGGKPVMWKAGHSLIKQKMKEESAEVAGEMSGHIFFSDRYLGFDDAIYASARLFEILARSDRPLSEMLSGLPPVVTTPEIRVDCPDERKFRVVERVAAIVRPKAREVIDVDGVRAIFEGGWGLVRASNTQPVLVLRFEGKDEATVAGIRALMEDAVREARSGE encoded by the coding sequence ATGATCAATCCGCTTATATTCCGGGAATACGATGTCCGCGGCCTCGTTGGGAAGGACCTCACGAGTGATACGGTTCTGGCTCTCGGAAAAGGATTCGGCACCTATGCCGTCCGGAAAGGGGTCCGGAACGTCATGCTCGGAAGGGATTGCCGGCTTTCCTCCCCCGAATTCCGCGACGCGATGGCGGAGGGTCTCTCCTCCACGGGGCTGTCGGTCGTCGACGTCGGCGTCTGTCCGACTCCCGTCCTTTACTTTTCCATCATACGGTGTTCCGCCGACGGCGGCGTGATGATCACCGGTAGCCACAATCCCCCCGAATTCAACGGTTTCAAACTTTGCGTGGGCCCGTCGACCCTTTACGGTGAGAAGATCCAGGATGTACGGCGGATCGTCGAATCGGGGGATTTCGCCGAAGGCGCAGGCAAGGTGGCGGAACGGAGCGTTATCCCTGAATACCTGGAATACGTCCGGTCGATCATATCCATTCCGCGGAAACTCAAGGTCGTGGTGGACGCCGGAAACGGGACCGCTTCGAGCATCGCTCCGGACCTGTTCCGAAGAATGGGTATGGAAGTAATCGAGCTGTTCTGCGAAATGGACGGGCGGTTCCCGAACCATTTCCCCGACCCGACCGTGCCGGAGAATCTTCGGTTCCTCGTCGAGGCGGTACGGAAAAACGGCGCCGACGTGGGGGTCGGGTACGACGGCGACGCCGACCGGATCGGCGCGGTGGACGAAAAGGGGAACATAATCTACGGTGATTACCTCCTGCTCCTGTTTGCGAGGGAAATCCTTTCACGGAAGCCGGGGGCGGCTGTCATCTCGGAGGTCAAGGCCTCCCAGAACCTTTACGACGACATCGCGCGCCACGGCGGCAAGCCCGTCATGTGGAAGGCCGGACACTCGCTTATCAAGCAGAAGATGAAGGAAGAATCCGCCGAGGTGGCGGGAGAGATGAGCGGGCACATCTTCTTTTCCGACAGGTACCTTGGGTTCGACGACGCGATCTACGCTTCCGCGCGCCTGTTCGAGATACTGGCCCGTTCGGACCGCCCGTTGAGCGAAATGCTTTCGGGTCTTCCGCCCGTCGTGACGACTCCCGAGATCAGGGTGGATTGCCCCGACGAAAGGAAGTTCAGGGTGGTAGAGCGCGTCGCGGCGATCGTCCGGCCGAAAGCGAGGGAAGTGATCGACGTGGACGGCGTGCGGGCCATATTCGAAGGGGGATGGGGGCTTGTCCGCGCATCGAACACGCAGCCGGTCCTCGTGCTCAGGTTCGAAGGAAAGGACGAAGCCACCGTAGCCGGGATCCGCGCCCTCATGGAGGACGCGGTGCGGGAAGCGCGATCCGGGGAATGA